The Mercurialis annua linkage group LG2, ddMerAnnu1.2, whole genome shotgun sequence genome contains a region encoding:
- the LOC126667750 gene encoding pentatricopeptide repeat-containing protein At1g71420: MSRPSSRAWYFSIRSFTSSSHLPSSCTPHKANDLLNEVRILSTSGHIDQALSLFYNASLPPLPYSEQTYTALFHACARHGYLQQGINLHQHLLSNNNNSNHELGVFVTNHLINMYAKCGSLNYARQLFDEMPDRNVVSWTALISGYAQHGHVYECCSLFSCMLKHCQPNEFAFTSNLTCCDYVHGKQVHGLAMKMGLDGTVYVGNALISMYGNNGDINEAWTVFQNLKIRNIVSWNSMIAGFQVRKLGAQALHLFSQMHRNGIGFDRATLLSVLSSLTEGCIHSHDVGWDFCFQLHCLSIKSSFLLQVEVVTAFVKAYSDLGGEVTDCYSLFLESSCCRDIVAWTGIITACSERQPEEALFLFRQLRREYLAPDWYTFSSVLKACAGLGTERHAMVIHSLVVKAGFEGDAVLDNALIHAYTRCGSISLSKQVFDEMGSRNLVSWNSMLKAYALHGQAKEALHVFSEMNVRPDSATLVALLSACSHSGLVEKGIEIFESMSVNHGIFPQVDHYACMVDILGRAGRVVEANELISRMPMKPDSVVWSALLGSCRKHGETHLAKLAADRLKELEPRNSLGYIQMSNIYCSGGSYTEAGVIRNEMAGSRVRKEPGLSWIEIGNRVHEFASGGRRHPQRQAICTRLDVLIGQLKEIGYMPETSSAIHDIEEEHKEEQLYHHSEKLALVFAVMNEESQNCGRSVLKIMKNIRICVDCHTFMKLASYLLCKEIVVRDSNRFHQFKNGICSCSDYW; the protein is encoded by the coding sequence ATGTCCCGACCAAGTAGTCGTGCGTGGTATTTCTCCATCCGAAGCTTCACCTCCAGCTCTCATCTCCCATCTTCTTGCACGCCTCACAAAGCCAATGACCTTCTCAACGAGGTTCGCATCCTATCCACGAGCGGCCACATTGACCAAGCTCTCTCCCTCTTTTACAATGCATCACTGCCGCCACTCCCATACTCTGAACAAACCTACACCGCTCTCTTTCATGCATGTGCACGCCACGGATACCTTCAACAAGGCATTAATTTACACCAACACTTGCTTTCTAATAACAATAACTCCAATCACGAACTGGGTGTCTTTGTAACTAACCATTTGATCAACATGTATGCGAAATGCGGGAGTTTAAATTATGCGCGACAACTATTCGATGAAATGCCTGACAGAAATGTTGTTTCTTGGACTGCTCTCATTTCTGGGTACGCGCAACATGGTCATGTTTATGAGTGTTGTAGTTTGTTTTCTTGTATGTTGAAGCACTGCCAGCCGAATGAGTTTGCGTTTACGAGTAACCTTACTTGTTGCGACTATGTACATGGCAAGCAGGTTCACGGTCTTGCTATGAAAATGGGATTGGATGGTACTGTTTATGTTGGAAATGCTCTTATTTCAATGTATGGTAATAATGGTGATATAAATGAAGCTTGGACTGTGTTTCAGAATTTGAAAATTCGTAATATTGTTTCTTGGAACTCAATGATTGCGGGGTTTCAGGTTAGGAAACTTGGGGCTCAAGctcttcatctttttagccaaATGCATAGAAATGGAATTGGGTTTGACCGTGCCACGTTGCTTAGTGTATTATCTTCATTGACTGAAGGCTGTATTCATAGCCATGATGTGGGTTGGGATTTTTGTTTTCAGCTGCATTGTCTTAGTATCAAAAGTTCCTTTCTGTTGCAAGTTGAAGTTGTGACGGCATTCGTGAAAGCTTATTCTGATCTTGGCGGAGAGGTTACTGATTGTTACAGCCTTTTCTTGGAGAGTTCTTGTTGTCGCGATATTGTTGCGTGGACTGGGATTATAACAGCATGTTCTGAACGACAACCTGAAGAAGCTCTCTTCCTTTTTCGTCAGTTGCGAAGGGAATACTTGGCTCCAGACTGGTATACATTTTCAAGTGTGTTGAAAGCTTGTGCAGGTCTAGGGACTGAGAGGCATGCCATGGTGATTCATTCCTTAGTAGTTAAAGCTGGGTTCGAGGGTGATGCAGTGCTTGACAACGCCTTGATCCATGCCTATACAAGGTGTGGCTCCATTTCTTTGTCCAAACAAGTTTTTGATGAAATGGGATCTCGTAATTTAGTTTCTTGGAACTCAATGCTGAAGGCATATGCCCTGCATGGCCAAGCTAAGGAGGCACTGCATGTCTTTTCTGAAATGAATGTCCGTCCTGATTCTGCTACTCTTGTAGCTCTCCTTTCAGCATGTAGCCATTCTGGGTTGGTGGAGAAAGGTATTGAAATCTTTGAGTCAATGTCTGTCAATCATGGTATTTTTCCACAAGTAGATCATTATGCTTGTATGGTTGATATTCTCGGGCGAGCTGGACGTGTTGTTGAGGCAAATGAACTTATAAGCAGAATGCCAATGAAGCCCGATTCTGTAGTTTGGAGTGCACTGCTTGGCTCATGTAGGAAGCATGGTGAGACACACTTGGCCAAGTTAGCAGCTGATAGACTGAAAGAGTTGGAACCGAGAAACTCACTAGGCTATATACAAATGTCAAACATTTATTGTTCTGGAGGTAGTTATACTGAAGCAGGAGTAATTAGGAATGAAATGGCAGGCTCTAGAGTAAGAAAGGAACCTGGTTTAAGCTGGATTGAGATTGGTAATAGGGTACATGAGTTTGCCTCTGGAGGCAGACGCCACCCTCAAAGACAGGCCATATGCACCAGGCTTGATGTCCTGATTGGGCAGTTAAAGGAGATAGGCTACATGCCAGAGACAAGCTCGGCAATTCATGATATTGAGGAGGAACATAAAGAGGAGCAGTTGTACCATCACAGTGAGAAGCTGGCTTTGGTGTTTGCTGTGATGAATGAAGAGAGTCAGAATTGTGGGAGAAGTGTATTAAAAATCATGAAGAATATTAGAATATGTGTCGACTGTCATACCTTTATGAAGTTAGCATCATATCTTCTATGTAAGGAGATTGTTGTGAGAGACTCAAACCGCTTCCACCAATTTAAAAATGGTATATGCTCTTGTAGTGATTATTGGTAG